The Methyloceanibacter stevinii DNA segment ACGCTGGATCGCGGTCTGACGAACGGGGAGCGCGGCATGCAAAGCCTGGAGAAGGCCTGCGAGACCGTGTGCGGGCTCGTGCGCGGCTTGAAGCGGAACTTCGGAGGCAAGGGCAAGCCCGACGGCAAGCCATCACCCGAGTCCGGGCCGGTTCCGTCTTCCGCTTAAAGGCTCAATGCGTTAGGCGGCAATCAGCTTCTTGCAGGCTTTGATGCACGCATTACAGGCGTCACCGCAGGCCTTGCACTCTTCGTGCTCGGCCGCGTGCTTGTCGCATTCCTTCGCGCAGTCGTCACACACATCGATGCAGACGCGGGCAAGCTCCTTGAGGCGCTTGGCGTCGGTTACAGCGTAGCGGGCGAGCGTCGCACACATCGGCAGCATCGCGTTGACGCTGACGAGGCAGTCCGTGAGCGACGTGTCGCCCGTACCCAGCACCTTGATGCAGTGTGCCACGCAGGCTTCGCCATAGCCTACGCAGTCCAGAGCCAGCTTTGTCAGGTCCTTGTGGCCGCCGCCGTGATGTTCGTGAGCGGCCTGTGCGGCGCTTCCGGCAAGCGGCATGGCAAGACCCGCAAGAGCGGCTCCGGCCAGGAGTTCGCGGCGGCTGGCGACGGGTGCATCGACGTCGTTGCCGTTTTCAGCTCTCGACTTTTTCATCTTAGGCCTCACTCATGTCGTCGGTCCCTCGGACCGTGGCGGCGTTTGCGGTTCCTTACTATACGTGGCTAGTACGGGAGTGGATCGTCGTCATCCGGACCGGAGAGGCTCTCAGGACCTTCGCCAGGGAGTTCTTCATCGATCGCATTCGGACCTAAGGGCTCTTCCCGGTCGTCGCCCAGCGCCTCTCCTTCCTGGAATTCTTTCTCCAGTTCTTCGTCGTCTTGTGCGTTTGTGGCCGCTTTGGCCTCGGCGGCCGCTTCGTTAGCGGGGAAGATCTTGTTGCCGT contains these protein-coding regions:
- a CDS encoding four-helix bundle copper-binding protein translates to MKKSRAENGNDVDAPVASRRELLAGAALAGLAMPLAGSAAQAAHEHHGGGHKDLTKLALDCVGYGEACVAHCIKVLGTGDTSLTDCLVSVNAMLPMCATLARYAVTDAKRLKELARVCIDVCDDCAKECDKHAAEHEECKACGDACNACIKACKKLIAA